The Patescibacteria group bacterium genome segment CCTTGATACCGAACATTTCCACCATCTCTCAAATCAGCTCTCGGGCGGACAGATTCAACGTGTTGCTATCGCACGCGCGCTTGTTAACAATCCTTCGCTCATCTTGGCCGATGAACCGACTGGCAATCTTGATTCAAAGACAGGCGAAATCGTCTTGAATGCGTTTCAAAAACTCAATCGCGAAAAACACTGCACCGTCGTTATTATCACTCACGAACAAGAGGTCGCCGAATATACTGACAGAATTTTATTTATGAAAGACGGAATGCTGGTGAGCGATAGCAAAACGCGCGTATCATAAAAAAAATCATGAAATCGGGCGACATTCTCAAAGAAACATATATAGCGCTATCAGCAAACAAGGCGCGCTCCGGCCTTACGGTTTTGGGTATTGTTATCGGCATCAGCTCGGTGATCGCTATGGTATCTATCGGCGCGGGCGCACAAAATTCAATCCAATCGAGTATCCAATCGATCGGATCGAACCTCATCATGATCATGCCCGGTGCACAACGTGGCCTTGGATCTCAAGTCAGTACTGGTAGAGGAGCTGCGCGTACACTCACCCAAGAAGATGCTGACGCGATACGCGAGCAGGTAAGCTTGGCACAGCGTGTCGCACCCGAACTCTCGGGTCGCTACCAAGTAACCGCAAAGGGTAAAAATACAAATACATCCGTTGTTGGCACTACAGCCGCATATCCCGACGTACGCAATATACAAATTGATACCGGCTCGTTTATATCCGACCAGCACGTTCGTAGTCTCTCAAAGGTTGCGGCGCTGGGGCCTACCGCGCGTGACGATCTTTTTGGCGAAGGAGTAGACCCTCTTGGGCAAACCATTCGCATTAAAAATATCGAGTTTAAAATCATTGGTGTCACTAAAACAAAGGGCGGGTCGGGATTTGGCAGCCAAGATGATATGATTTTTGTCCCCCTCTCAAGTGCCCAGCGTTTCTTGGCTGGAGATACTTATATATCAACCATCAGCGTACAAGCGGCCGATCCCGAATCAATGACGGAGATACAAACGCAAATTACTACACTACTGCTCGATCGCCATCATATTGATGACCCGCAACTCGCGGATTTCTCAACACTTAATCAAGCTGATATTGTATCGGCGGCATCAAGCGTGACACAAACGTTTACGATTCTCTTGGGTGCGGTTGCGGGTATTTCGCTTGTCGTCGGCGGTATTGGCATTATGAATATGATGCTCACCACTGTCACGGAGCGTACGCGTGAGATTGGGCTGCGCAAAGCAATCGGCGCCAAACGCCATGACATCAACCGCCAATTTCTCGCAGAAGCCGTAGCTCTCACATTCATCGGTGGACTGATAGGCGTAGCGCTTGGATGGAGTATATCCTACGGCATCAGTTATTTTGGCATCCTGCAGACAAAAGTTTCTGTATCGTCAGTTCTTCTGGCATTTGGGGTGTCTGCGGGTATTGGTATTGTCTTTGGCTATTATCCAGCGCGTCGAGCATCTCATTTGAACCCAATCGACGCGTTGCGATATGAGTAATTATTAAAAAGTCATTTATTATTAAAAGAAATCATTATATGAATAAAATCATTTCAGGAACAGTTATTGGAGGCATAGTACTTGTCACAGGAGCATACTGGGCGGGCGCACACTTTGGCATTCCGGGTAGCAACCGGGGAGCATTTTCTGACGGACAAGTGCGCACAATGCGCCTTCGCGATGGAAGCGGTGG includes the following:
- a CDS encoding ABC transporter permease, yielding MKSGDILKETYIALSANKARSGLTVLGIVIGISSVIAMVSIGAGAQNSIQSSIQSIGSNLIMIMPGAQRGLGSQVSTGRGAARTLTQEDADAIREQVSLAQRVAPELSGRYQVTAKGKNTNTSVVGTTAAYPDVRNIQIDTGSFISDQHVRSLSKVAALGPTARDDLFGEGVDPLGQTIRIKNIEFKIIGVTKTKGGSGFGSQDDMIFVPLSSAQRFLAGDTYISTISVQAADPESMTEIQTQITTLLLDRHHIDDPQLADFSTLNQADIVSAASSVTQTFTILLGAVAGISLVVGGIGIMNMMLTTVTERTREIGLRKAIGAKRHDINRQFLAEAVALTFIGGLIGVALGWSISYGISYFGILQTKVSVSSVLLAFGVSAGIGIVFGYYPARRASHLNPIDALRYE